Within Vannielia litorea, the genomic segment CGGATCTTTGCCACCGGGCTGCGCAACGCGGTGGGCACGGCCTTCGAGCCTTCCACCGGCGCGCTGTGGACGGTGGTCAACGAGCGTGACGGGCTGGGCGACGAGACCCCGCCCGACTACCTGACCAGCGTGGTGGATGGCGGCTTTTACGGCTGGCCCTATTGCTACTGGGACCGGATCGTGGACGACCGGGTGCCGCAAGATGCCGAGATGGTCGCCCGGGCGATCAAGCCCGATTACGCGCTGGGCGGCCACACCGCCTCGCTGGGGCTCTGCTGGATGCCCGAGGGCACGCTGCCCGGTTTCGGCGCGGGCATGGTGATCGGCCAGCACGGCTCGTGGAACCGCTCCAAGCTCTCGGGCTACAAGCTGCTCTTCGTGCCCTTCGAGAACGGCCGCCCCAGCGAGACCGAGCCGCCGCGCGACATCCTCTCGGGCTTCCTCTCCGACGACGAGAAGCTGGCCTATGGCCGCCCGGTGGGCGTGTGCCTCGGGCCGGATGGCAAGTCGCTGCTGATGGCCGATGACGTGGGCGACGTGATCTGGCGGGTGACCGGCGCCTGAGGCCGCGCGCGATGGCCCGACCCTTCTTCCGGGGCGGCGGTGCCCACCCCGGATCACCGCCACGTCCCGCGACGATACCCAGGTCCTCGCCACCGCCCGCGCCACCGTCGAGGCCATTCCCATTCTTGCGGACCGCCGCTCGGTCGCCTAATCATCTCGCTCACCGTCGTGCGCCTCGACATGTCCATCGCCACCTGCTGGCGCAGCCGGATCTTGTCGGGATCGCTTACATTTTCCCGAAACGTCTACTCCATCCACCTGCCGCTCTCGAAGTAGGCAGAACCAACGTCGGCATCCGCCGCTTGGAGATGCGGTTGCTGTCGGCAGTGCAGTCCGGAGGGATCAGGTTCGATGACCAACTCGGAGCCGGGGAAAAGCAGGGCGAGGGTGAGAAACACGAGAATGCCCCACGATGGCCTCACTATCTACACCCGTCCCGGTCTCTCCTTCAGGGCAGCCCAATCAGAAGCGCCCACAACACATGCTAAAAGGCCCGACCGATGACGATTTCCATGAAGGGTAACTATTCCAGCGACCTCACTTCACTTCCGCAACTCGACATCGACCTGCCGCCGATGCCCGAAAAACCCGGCGGCGCTCGCCAAACCCACGTTTTCACTACAAAGACTCCCGCCTTCTACCGGCCTGTCGACCTGAAAAAGCAAGGCCCAATCACCCCGCGCATCCGGCACTTCGAAACTCTGCTGACAGAGATCTGGCGCGACATGGGCGAACGGCCCGTCCCCTATGCCTTCCGCACCCGCGACGGCAAGATTCGCTCCATGGATGCGGGCTGTCTCGCCCGCCTGCTGAAACAATCCCCGCCGTCCATCAAGCTGGTCCTCGACGATGCGCAAGGCGTCATCCTCGCCGCCGAGCCGATCCCGCGGGGCACCGGCGACGCCCTTCTCGGCTTCCGCCTTACCGACACGCCTGACCCGGATCTCAAGGCCCTCTCCAAACGCACCATTCGCCTCGGGGCCCGGCCGTTTCGCGCCGATGCCTTCCGGCACTGGGGTGACGCCTGCGTTCTGACCGGGACCCGCATCCGCAGAGCGCTCGATGCCGCCCACATATTTCGCTACGGCGGCGAAGCCACGAATGCCACGCATAACTGCCTGCTGTTGCGCGCCGATGTCCACAGGCTGTTCGACGCCCACCTCATCAGTTTCAACTATTCCGGAGAAGACCTGCAGTTCCACGTTTCCCCTGACCTGCACGGCACCGAATACGAGGGCATCGCACGAATCCGCATCCCCGCCCCCCGCCTTCCCCGGCCGCGCCCGCACCCCGAAGCCGTCGCCTTCCACTTCGCCACATTCACGAGGCAGGAACACGCTCGCTGACACACCCTGCCGGGCCGCCCTTCAAAGGCTGTCCATCCGCCTCCATGTTGACTGTGCAATAGCCCGGACAACATCACCCTCATGCCCCGCGACGACACCCACTTCCTCGCCACCGCCCGCGCCACCGTCGAGGGCATGCCCCCGGCCCTGCTAACCGCCGCCCGCGAGGTGCTGATCCGCGTTGCCGAATGGCCCACGCCTGAGATGATGCAGAGCCTCGGCATCACCGATCCCCGCGAGTTGACCGGCCTCTACGAAGGTATCCCCCTACCCGAGAAATCCGCCTCCTGGCCCGCCGCCCTGCCCGACACGGTGTGGCTGTTCCGCCAGCCGATCCTGGCGGAATGGCGCGACCGGCCCGGGCAGGACCTCGACGAGCTGATCGCCCATGTCACGGTGCATGAATTCGCCCATCATTTCGGCTGGTCGGACGAGGAGATCGGGGCCATCGACCCCTGGTGGGAGTAGGCGCGGCTACTTCAGCCGGGCCTTGGCGATCTTGAAGTTGCGCATGTCGACGGAGAGCCCCGAGGGCG encodes:
- a CDS encoding HNH endonuclease signature motif containing protein codes for the protein MTISMKGNYSSDLTSLPQLDIDLPPMPEKPGGARQTHVFTTKTPAFYRPVDLKKQGPITPRIRHFETLLTEIWRDMGERPVPYAFRTRDGKIRSMDAGCLARLLKQSPPSIKLVLDDAQGVILAAEPIPRGTGDALLGFRLTDTPDPDLKALSKRTIRLGARPFRADAFRHWGDACVLTGTRIRRALDAAHIFRYGGEATNATHNCLLLRADVHRLFDAHLISFNYSGEDLQFHVSPDLHGTEYEGIARIRIPAPRLPRPRPHPEAVAFHFATFTRQEHAR
- a CDS encoding metallopeptidase family protein, which produces MPRDDTHFLATARATVEGMPPALLTAAREVLIRVAEWPTPEMMQSLGITDPRELTGLYEGIPLPEKSASWPAALPDTVWLFRQPILAEWRDRPGQDLDELIAHVTVHEFAHHFGWSDEEIGAIDPWWE